In the Naumovozyma dairenensis CBS 421 chromosome 4, complete genome genome, one interval contains:
- the NDAI0D02730 gene encoding uncharacterized protein (similar to Saccharomyces cerevisiae YLR278C; ancestral locus Anc_6.75): MGRPKKEISEEKIERFQKELEDAGDNPDALLQDKKGRSRSCLLCRRRKQKCDHKLPSCTACLKAAVKCVQPARYISKSSSNGDSVSSRKNSPSMSQTPPGSFVGVGIIDSRVDQSSSNGNSNSSHGINDGKDEYTVLLEKKLKYLEKLVELTPGSAAYNKKIAQYKKITHLLGNIGDLASATNNEANISTTVTNNSNNKNTVGVLPPPPSSLPSNIGTIGNPNSSQIAAPAPRLATIQPPTSTTTQIGTILYSNISNTIANNGSNTAASLIQARPLSSSIPALSSDSLDSIDFSKCIFAKYNLKEFLSYDPAFEFDEQLSRSFLDTFFTRLQFKYPLLDENEIYSFHEAYINNRIYRYPPNEFHFNCGRMWLVYSISACLHMTTGKYKGQPPVRYFSTAIRHITRCGSQLTSMEKVELLTLLVLYILRTDRDSMVLYEIIGDVMKICQLDLKLNRRNDHDDTVLANKKLRIFWCVYLLERMICVAVGKSYIIKESDIDLPLFDESSFNTSQHQKEPPLYQPHEKGTTTTHHKGVHFINQSLKLRRIESQFVEELGILPDKNFNVTTNTAALTTNHHDKFVLREQLPLVRDIFQSLEVWRAECSTDHIRNFENETLKLYYYRSVRLLIQPYLEILTPKDRLFRECQAAAGQICQLYKIFHQKTVTGHSTPAVHTVFVAGVTLIYCMWLARNYDDERRKKLGDASKHTRPLVNASLFSTMDDLRACSVCLYVMTERSNFARIFRDTFDQLMNATVGNLIERCGPDSAELIYMKAHFRGKNELTNSEMHSKDNGYNEGMNQNNDNNNNMIQNSTMRSGMPPAIKRTFGKRQAEEHLGFVENSQVDLKEQEIFKKKQGLLEKTSVPRGLSHLLSSNENETTYVSSNHDGNMPNKKRKIIYNVDNNEAEQYIVKKPTNGTEFDWQAQRQALLQQQVAQQNLQAYLSSLNYSIGQDVPIDSNTMFRTDNRSDVEINNPTISDGFFDAMQKGNMMNHSNTLKIKLPTNPNLTGAIVNNNTSYSGLSVLGTNNTTHNYNDNIHTTNDQKKSKIERETSILFSNGTHDMINNISTWTNDSVVNLLNSEAKNQMIDIYPSSAPNPNEHQNSNQIHSISMMNHDGNNGDNFMSNHNNTNRSSTNRQDVYSQNVKGGTFLSFTQTGSENVNVALSTSPANMTYQNNNSDSINSTGRLNYNGQNGGMNTTVSTGESNLISSGPVEDFWTVNDDYGFLT, from the coding sequence atgGGTCGTCCAAAGAAGGAGATTagtgaagaaaaaatagaaCGATTTCAAAAGGAATTGGAAGACGCAGGTGATAACCCTGACGCTCTACTACAAGATAAGAAGGGCCGTTCTAGGTCATGTCTTTTATGTAGAAGAAGGAAACAGAAATGTGATCATAAATTGCCGAGTTGTACCGCTTGTTTGAAAGCTGCTGTGAAATGTGTTCAACCAGCAAGATATATATCCAAAAGTTCATCTAATGGCGATAGCGTTTCCTCAAGGAAAAATTCACCCTCCATGTCACAGACTCCCCCGGGTAGTTTCGTGGGAGTAGGCATAATAGACAGTAGAGTTGACCAATCGTCAAGCAATGGAAATAGTAACAGTAGCCATGGCATAAATGATGGAAAAGATGAATATACGGTATTGTTagagaagaaattgaaatatttggagAAATTGGTGGAATTGACTCCAGGTAGTGCAgcatataataaaaagataGCCCAATATAAGAAGATTACTCATCTGTTGGGAAACATCGGGGATCTAGCATCAGCAACAAACAATGAAGCAAATATATCAACAACCGTTACAAATAACagtaacaataaaaatactGTCGGTGTACTGCCGCCGCCTCCATCATCTTTACCAAGTAATATCGGTACAATTGGGAATCCGAACTCATCGCAAATTGCAGCTCCCGCCCCAAGACTTGCAACCATACAGCCTCCAACGTCTACTACAACCCAAATAGGAACAATATTGTATAGTAATATCAGTAATACCATTGCCAATAATGGTTCAAATACAGCAGCATCATTAATACAGGCACGTCCACTGTCATCTTCCATCCCCGCATTGTCATCCGATTCGCTAGATTCCATTGATTTTTCCAAATGTATCTTTGCtaaatataatttgaaagaatttcTCTCATATGATCCTGCTTTTGAATTCGACGAACAATTATCAAGATCATTCCTAGATACATTTTTCACAAGGTTACAATTCAAATATCCATTActtgatgaaaatgaaatatattcattccATGAAGCATATATCAACaatagaatatatagataCCCCCCAAATGAATTCCATTTCAACTGTGGTAGAATGTGGCTTGTGTATAGTATTTCTGCATGTTTACATATGACCACGGGGAAATATAAAGGTCAACCTCCAGTTAGATACTTCTCAACAGCTATAAGACATATCACCCGTTGTGGTTCTCAATTGACATCAATGGAAAAAGTTGAACTATTAACTTTATTGGTATTGTACATCTTGAGAACAGATAGAGATTCAATGGtattatatgaaattattggGGATGTCATGAAAATTTGTCAATTagatttaaaattaaatagaAGAAATGATCATGATGATACCGTTTTGGCTAATAAAAAACTAAGAATCTTTTGGTgtgtttatttattagaaaGAATGATTTGTGTAGCAGTGGGGAAATCATACATAATTAAAGAATCTGATATTGATTTACCCTTGTTTGATGaatcttcttttaataCAAGTCAACATCAAAAGGAACCGCCCTTATACCAACCACATGAAAAAGGTACTACTACTACTCACCATAAGGGTGTCCATTTCATTAACcaatctttgaaattaagaagaattgaatcTCAATTTGTGGAAGAATTAGGAATATTACCagataaaaatttcaacGTAACTACCAATACAGCTGCTCTCACTACGAACCATCATGATAAATTTGTCCTAAGGGAACAACTACCATTAGTTAGGGATATTTTCCAATCATTAGAGGTTTGGAGAGCAGAATGTTCAACTGATCACATTAGGAATTTCGAAAATGAAAcattgaaattatattaCTATCGATCTGTTCGTCTTTTAATACAACCAtatttagaaatattaaCACCAAAGGATAGATTATTTAGAGAATGTCAAGCTGCAGCAGGTCAAATATGTCAATTATACAAGATTTTCCATCAAAAGACAGTTACTGGTCATTCCACACCTGCCGTCCATACAGTCTTCGTAGCAGGTGTCACTTTGATTTATTGTATGTGGTTAGCAAGgaattatgatgatgaaagaaggaaaaaactTGGTGATGCCTCTAAGCATACTAGACCTTTAGTTAATGCAAGTTTATTCTCCACAATGGATGATTTAAGGGCATGCTCTGTTTGCTTGTATGTAATGACTGAAAGGTCCAATTTTGCTAGGATATTTAGAGATACCTTTGATCAATTGATGAATGCAACTGTCGgtaatttaattgaaagATGTGGACCTGATTCTGCTGAATTAATCTATATGAAGGCGCATTTTAGGGGAAAGAATGAATTAACAAATTCAGAAATGCATTCTAAAGATAATGGATATAATGAAGGTATGaatcaaaataatgataataacaataatatgaTACAAAATTCAACTATGAGATCTGGTATGCCACCTGCAATAAAAAGGACTTTTGGTAAAAGACAAGCAGAAGAACATTTGGGATTTGTCGAGAATTCACAAGTAGACTTAAAAGAGcaagaaatatttaaaaagaaacaaggATTGTTAGAGAAGACTTCGGTCCCTAGAGGATTATCCCATTTGTTAAGTAGCAATGAAAACGAAACAACATATGTGTCCTCCAATCATGACGGAAATATGCCAAACAAAAAGCGAAAGATCATTTACAATGtggataataatgaagcCGAACAATATATAGTCAAGAAACCTACAAATGGTACAGAATTTGATTGGCAAGCCCAAAGACAGGCATTATTGCAACAACAAGTTGCCCAACAAAATTTACAAGCTTATTTATCATCActaaattattcaatagGTCAAGATGTCCCAATTGATAGTAACACCATGTTTAGAACGGACAATAGGAGTGATGTAGAGATTAATAATCCAACTATTAGTGATGGATTCTTCGATGCCATGCAAAAGGGAAATATGATGAATCACTCCAATAcactaaaaataaaattaccAACTAATCCTAACTTAACTGGTGCCattgttaataataatactagtTATTCTGGATTGTCAGTATTAGGTACTAATAATACCACCCATAATTATAACGATAATATTCATACAACAAATgaccaaaaaaaatcaaagattGAAAGGGAAACGTCAATATTGTTTAGTAATGGTACACACGATATGATCAACAATATATCTACTTGGACTAATGATTCAGTTGTTAATTTGCTAAACAGCGAAGCcaaaaatcaaatgattGACATTTATCCCTCTTCTGCTCCCAATCCAAACGAGCATCAAAATTCAAACCAAATTCATAGCATTAGCATGATGAATCATGACGGTAACAACGGGGATAACTTCATGAGCAACCATAACAATACAAATAGGTCTAGTACTAATCGCCAAGATGTTTATTCACAGAATGTTAAGGGAGGaacttttctttcttttacCCAAACAGGAAGTGAAAACGTCAATGTTGCCTTAAGCACCAGCCCTGCTAATATGACGTATCAAAACAACAATTCAGACAGTATCAATAGTACCGGTAGGCTGAATTACAATGGACAAAATGGTGGTATGAATACTACTGTCTCTACTGGGGAATCAAATTTAATCTCGTCAGGTCCCGTGGAAGATTTTTGGACAGTTAACGATGACTACGGGTTTCTCACTTAA
- the DCI1 gene encoding putative dodecenoyl-CoA isomerase DCI1 (similar to Saccharomyces cerevisiae ECI1 (YLR284C) and DCI1 (YOR180C); ancestral locus Anc_6.78): MEEKRVIYRIEGPVFIITLNDPRHLNSLTFDDFVEIALLLEKADNDPKIFITALQSTADFFSSGGKFSTVLDSRPANDNEINGASKVSQMIGVISSPNVFVADTFRKHRKLLVCCLNGPAVGLSACLVMLCDIVYCKNDSVYLLFPFTNLGFSAEVGSSVTLAKKIGINKTNEHLIFSKPLTYEDLKGKVLNYNYVMKDTDEFNKKVVLDLQKKLKGTNISLNNLKAMKTQIRDNSGYGTSLLQSQALETMATFPFWMEGEPFKRFQQMQKKERKHKL; the protein is encoded by the coding sequence ATGGAAGAGAAAAGAGTTATTTATAGGATTGAAGGTCCAGTTTTTATCATCACGTTGAACGATCCAAGacatttaaattcattgacATTCGATGATTTCGTAGAAATTGCTCTTCTATTAGAAAAGGCAGATAATGACCccaaaatattcattacTGCGTTACAAAGTACTGctgatttcttttcttctggTGGAAAATTTAGTACTGTTTTAGATTCAAGGCCAGCAAATGATAACGAAATCAATGGAGCATCAAAAGTTTCTCAGATGATTGGTGTAATCTCTTCACCCAACGTTTTTGTTGCGGACACCTTCAGGAAACATAGAAAATTGTTAGTTTGTTGTTTGAATGGTCCAGCTGTTGGCCTCAGTGCCTGTTTGGTTATGTTATGTGATATAGTTTATTGCAAGAATGATTCtgtttatttacttttccCTTTCACAAATTTAGGTTTCAGTGCCGAAGTGGGGAGTTCAGTCACATTAgcgaaaaaaattggaataaataaaacGAACGAACATTTAATTTTCAGTAAACCTTTAACATATGAGGATTTAAAGGGGAAAGTTCTTAATTATAACTACGTAATGAAGGATACTGATGAATTTAACAAAAAAGTAGTTCTTGATTTACAGAAAAAGTTGAAAGGTACgaatatttcattaaataatttgaaagcGATGAAAACTCAAATTCGGGACAATTCTGGATATGGAACCAGCCTTCTTCAATCACAAGCTTTAGAAACCATGGCAACATTCCCATTTTGGATGGAAGGTGAACCTTTTAAAAGGTTCCAACAAATGcaaaagaaggaaagaaaacataAACTATAA